One window of Nostoc sp. C052 genomic DNA carries:
- a CDS encoding glycosyltransferase family 4 protein gives MKVIIVMPLAEQRGGGEMMLWDLVQQGRNAGVEWLVIFLENGPMVEQVKSLGIDARVVESGRLRQIHRFIGAVLRIAAIARRERADIIVNWMWITHISGGLAAMLAGLPAVWYQLEVPSDKTWLVRIATLIPARAIITLSQDGKQAQAEIWPHRPTPLVYPGVALDRFEPNALPTPEEARRKLGLPLHGPLIGIVGRLQRWKGMHVLVQAMPKILQKYPDAHCVVVGGKHDLEPDYEDFLKAEITALGLKDQVIMAGLQRNIPEWVQAMDVFVHASNKEPFGIVIIEAMALGKPVIAGDAGGPTEIITDGMNGLLTPYGDADKLAIAILRYLDEQEFAQSAGIAARQRALDFSTQNYAQNFISAIRSAMPSVS, from the coding sequence ATGAAAGTAATTATTGTAATGCCACTGGCCGAGCAACGAGGCGGCGGTGAAATGATGCTTTGGGATTTGGTACAGCAGGGACGTAATGCTGGTGTCGAGTGGCTGGTGATATTTTTAGAAAACGGCCCAATGGTCGAACAAGTAAAGTCCCTTGGTATTGATGCGCGAGTTGTGGAAAGTGGACGTTTACGCCAAATCCACCGTTTTATTGGCGCTGTTTTGCGGATAGCTGCGATCGCACGCCGCGAACGTGCAGATATAATTGTCAATTGGATGTGGATCACGCATATATCAGGAGGTTTGGCGGCAATGCTGGCCGGACTGCCTGCTGTGTGGTATCAACTAGAAGTACCTAGCGATAAAACTTGGTTGGTACGAATCGCAACTTTAATTCCAGCCCGTGCAATTATCACCCTTTCCCAAGATGGTAAGCAAGCACAGGCAGAGATTTGGCCCCACAGACCAACACCTTTAGTTTATCCTGGTGTCGCATTAGACCGATTTGAGCCTAATGCTTTACCAACTCCAGAAGAAGCACGGCGGAAACTAGGCTTACCTTTACACGGGCCATTGATTGGAATTGTGGGACGATTGCAACGATGGAAGGGAATGCACGTACTGGTGCAGGCGATGCCCAAAATTTTACAAAAGTATCCCGATGCCCATTGTGTGGTAGTTGGCGGTAAGCACGATTTAGAACCGGATTATGAAGACTTTTTAAAAGCCGAAATCACTGCTTTAGGCTTAAAAGACCAGGTAATTATGGCTGGACTACAGCGTAATATCCCGGAGTGGGTACAGGCAATGGATGTATTCGTCCATGCGTCAAATAAAGAACCCTTTGGGATTGTGATTATTGAGGCGATGGCGTTAGGTAAACCTGTAATTGCTGGCGATGCAGGCGGCCCGACAGAGATTATTACCGATGGCATGAATGGACTATTAACACCTTACGGCGATGCGGATAAATTAGCGATCGCAATTCTCCGCTATCTTGACGAGCAAGAATTTGCCCAAAGTGCTGGAATAGCCGCCAGACAACGCGCCCTCGATTTTTCAACGCAGAATTATGCCCAAAATTTCATTAGTGCAATTCGTTCTGCAATGCCGAGTGTTTCATAG
- a CDS encoding DOMON-like domain-containing protein, giving the protein MNNQIFSLQPFPSTKSLPNLKITGNISRNANQLAIYYSLGGDLKEIAISSPSNAPSRKYELWEDTCFEFFLGIKDSQRYWEFNLSPAGHWNVYRFDGYRQGMQEEIAFEKLPFSVQNQTDALVLALDVDLDKIISANQEIEIGITTVIKYRVGEVTYWALTHRGVEADFHRRDSFIVKL; this is encoded by the coding sequence ATGAACAACCAGATATTTTCCCTGCAACCTTTCCCTTCTACAAAATCTCTGCCTAATTTGAAAATTACAGGCAATATCTCCCGAAATGCTAATCAACTTGCCATCTACTACAGTCTTGGAGGCGACTTAAAAGAAATTGCAATTTCTTCACCATCAAATGCACCATCACGCAAGTACGAATTGTGGGAAGACACTTGCTTCGAGTTCTTCCTTGGTATCAAAGATTCTCAACGGTATTGGGAATTTAACCTCTCCCCCGCCGGACACTGGAATGTCTATCGCTTTGATGGGTATCGTCAAGGGATGCAAGAAGAAATAGCCTTTGAAAAGCTACCGTTTAGTGTTCAGAATCAAACTGATGCTTTGGTACTGGCGTTAGATGTCGATTTGGATAAAATTATTTCGGCAAACCAAGAAATTGAAATTGGCATTACTACAGTTATTAAATATAGAGTTGGTGAGGTGACTTACTGGGCGTTAACTCATCGGGGTGTGGAGGCTGACTTTCATCGGCGAGACAGTTTTATTGTTAAGTTGTGA
- a CDS encoding DUF1902 domain-containing protein, with product MTQNTLKVQAFWDTDAEVWVGTSEDVPGLVTEASTIESLTEKLRKMIPELLILNQIVPFDD from the coding sequence ATGACACAAAACACATTGAAAGTTCAAGCATTTTGGGATACAGATGCAGAAGTTTGGGTAGGCACTAGTGAAGACGTACCAGGATTGGTAACAGAAGCTTCTACGATTGAGTCTCTTACAGAAAAACTCAGAAAAATGATTCCAGAACTCCTTATTCTGAATCAAATTGTGCCATTCGACGATTGA
- a CDS encoding glycosyltransferase family 2 protein produces the protein MRNTVLIPTYRRPQDLSRCLLALQEQTKPVDQVIVVVRDTDAETWQFLAQYTTHNLPLHTVKVTQPGVVAALNAGLAAVEGDIVSITDDDAAPHPDWLERIAAYFTCDSRLGGLGGRDWVHHGSKLEDESRPVVGQLQWFGRVIGNHHLGVGEPREVDILKGVNMSFRTQAIGRLRFDERMRGTGAQVHFEMAFTLTLKRAGWKIIYDPNVAVDHYPAQRFDEDQRNNFNEIAFINLVHNETLALLEHLPFIRRIVFLFWAVFVGTCDSLGLVQWLRFLPSQGQLAGKKLLASWRGRWQGYQEFKIQNDAR, from the coding sequence ATGCGGAACACCGTTCTGATACCAACTTATCGCCGTCCACAAGACTTATCACGCTGCCTTTTGGCGCTACAGGAGCAAACTAAACCAGTCGATCAGGTGATAGTGGTTGTCCGCGATACGGATGCAGAAACTTGGCAATTTCTGGCGCAATACACAACGCACAATCTGCCATTGCATACCGTAAAAGTGACACAACCAGGGGTAGTAGCAGCCCTCAACGCCGGACTAGCAGCAGTGGAGGGCGATATTGTTTCCATTACTGATGATGATGCCGCACCTCACCCCGATTGGTTAGAGCGCATCGCTGCTTATTTTACCTGTGATAGTCGTCTCGGCGGTCTAGGAGGCCGTGATTGGGTACACCACGGCAGCAAACTAGAAGACGAATCCCGCCCAGTAGTGGGACAGTTGCAGTGGTTTGGGCGAGTCATTGGCAACCATCATTTGGGAGTGGGAGAACCCCGCGAAGTCGATATTCTCAAGGGCGTAAACATGAGTTTTCGTACCCAAGCAATCGGGCGATTGCGTTTTGACGAGCGAATGCGCGGTACTGGAGCGCAGGTACACTTTGAAATGGCATTCACTCTGACATTAAAGCGGGCTGGTTGGAAGATAATTTACGATCCAAACGTTGCTGTAGATCACTATCCAGCACAACGTTTTGACGAAGATCAGCGAAATAACTTTAATGAAATTGCCTTTATTAATTTAGTCCATAATGAAACCTTAGCTTTATTAGAGCATTTGCCATTTATCCGCCGGATTGTATTTTTATTCTGGGCAGTATTCGTGGGTACGTGCGATAGTTTGGGCTTAGTACAATGGCTGAGATTTTTACCTAGCCAAGGGCAGTTGGCAGGGAAAAAATTGCTTGCATCTTGGCGGGGACGTTGGCAAGGATATCAAGAATTCAAAATTCAAAATGACGCTCGCTGA
- a CDS encoding GMC oxidoreductase: protein MLIDSRKVPIDEIINTEICIVGAGPAGITLARELIGQDFRVCLLESGDIEFNQETASLGEGETVGDPFPPLQDMRHRQFGGMANVWNIEINKNQLGLRHVPLDEIDFEKRDWVPYSGWPFSKSHLNPFYERAQAVCKLGSFAYEAEAWENAQSPRTHFTSDRVTTSMFQFGPRDIFTNEYRHQINQSPNITTFLNANVVEIEADEAAQTVKRVQVACLSGNKFWVAAKIFILATGGIENARLLLLSNKIQKNGLGNQHDLVGRFFMDHPFIRCGMLVPQNRKIFNSMALYDLRRVNNVTVMGKFALTEQVMRREKLLNMTALLYPRDERFRSAAKASAKILFSSVRQRQLPKNVLQHLQNVITNIDDLVADWYKYNVKKEYLFPDLSHGGWSEHEGNEQKYTKFEVLSQTEQTPNPDNRVTLSNQLDKLGCPQAKLINHWGEIDICSVKRSQLVFAQEFASAGLGELQIELDGDRPVASLSTHHNMGTTRMHHDPKQGVIDANCQVHGISNLFMAGSSVFPTGGYANPTLTIVALAIRLADHLKAQLCH from the coding sequence ATGTTGATTGATAGCCGCAAAGTGCCAATAGATGAAATTATCAATACCGAAATTTGTATAGTTGGTGCTGGCCCAGCAGGAATTACACTTGCACGAGAACTAATTGGGCAAGATTTTCGAGTTTGCTTACTAGAAAGTGGTGATATTGAATTTAATCAAGAGACTGCATCTCTTGGTGAAGGCGAAACAGTTGGAGATCCTTTTCCACCACTGCAAGATATGCGCCATCGTCAATTTGGTGGAATGGCTAATGTCTGGAATATTGAAATTAATAAAAATCAACTTGGTCTGAGGCACGTACCGTTAGACGAAATAGATTTTGAAAAAAGAGATTGGGTTCCATATAGTGGCTGGCCTTTTAGCAAATCTCACCTCAATCCATTTTATGAGCGTGCCCAAGCAGTCTGTAAACTCGGTTCCTTTGCTTATGAAGCTGAGGCTTGGGAAAATGCCCAATCTCCTCGGACACATTTCACAAGTGACCGAGTTACTACTAGTATGTTTCAGTTTGGCCCACGCGATATTTTCACCAATGAATATCGGCATCAAATTAATCAATCTCCTAATATCACCACATTCCTGAACGCCAACGTGGTAGAAATTGAGGCAGATGAAGCAGCACAAACGGTGAAACGCGTACAAGTAGCTTGTTTATCTGGTAATAAATTTTGGGTGGCTGCAAAAATATTTATTTTAGCTACAGGTGGTATTGAAAATGCGCGTTTATTATTACTATCAAACAAAATTCAAAAGAATGGATTAGGTAATCAACATGATTTAGTGGGTAGGTTCTTTATGGATCATCCTTTTATCCGTTGTGGTATGCTGGTTCCACAAAATCGCAAAATTTTTAATTCGATGGCTTTGTATGACTTACGCCGGGTTAATAATGTCACAGTAATGGGCAAATTTGCCCTAACGGAACAAGTGATGCGCCGCGAAAAATTACTAAATATGACTGCGTTGTTATATCCCAGAGATGAAAGGTTTAGATCGGCAGCAAAGGCTTCTGCAAAAATTTTGTTTTCTTCTGTTAGACAAAGACAGTTACCTAAGAATGTTCTTCAACATTTACAAAATGTCATTACCAATATTGATGATTTAGTAGCTGATTGGTATAAATATAATGTCAAAAAAGAATATTTATTCCCTGATTTGAGTCATGGAGGATGGTCTGAACATGAAGGGAATGAACAGAAATATACAAAGTTTGAAGTTCTCAGCCAAACCGAACAAACCCCAAATCCAGATAATCGGGTGACACTTAGTAATCAACTAGATAAGCTTGGCTGTCCTCAAGCAAAATTAATTAATCATTGGGGCGAAATAGATATTTGCAGTGTGAAGCGATCGCAGTTAGTATTTGCACAAGAGTTTGCGAGTGCCGGTCTGGGTGAGTTGCAGATTGAATTGGATGGAGATCGTCCAGTTGCTTCTCTTAGTACCCATCATAATATGGGAACAACGCGTATGCATCATGACCCAAAACAAGGAGTAATCGATGCAAATTGTCAAGTTCACGGCATCTCTAATTTATTTATGGCAGGTAGCTCTGTTTTCCCTACAGGAGGCTATGCTAATCCTACGCTCACCATTGTTGCCTTGGCAATCAGATTGGCAGACCATCTGAAAGCACAATTGTGCCACTAA
- a CDS encoding glycosyltransferase family 4 protein — MKLCIVTHKIKKGDGQGRVNYEVANEAIRRGHHLTLLASEVAPELENNNQVNWIKIPVKGYPTEFIRNFIFAQKSADWLRQHRSDIDLVKVNGAISMAAADVNAVHFVHSSWLRSPVHISRDRRDLYGFYQWLFTAFNARWEKQAFQKAQVVVAVSEKVAQELVNIGVPRSRIRVIVNGVDLEEFTPGESNRQKLGLPENVTLALFAGDIRTPRKNLDTVLNALVQVPDLHLAVVGHIEGSPFPQLAASLGLSDRVHFVGFRRDIPEIMRSVNLFIFPSRYEACSLVLLEALSSGLPVITATATGGAELVTPECGIVLTDSNDIDALAVAMMSLVSDSALMQQMSQAARSVAEQHSWTTMAQTYVDLFEELSKNAEHRSDTNLSPSTRLITLPFGATGAN; from the coding sequence ATGAAACTTTGTATTGTTACTCATAAAATCAAAAAAGGTGATGGTCAGGGACGGGTAAACTATGAGGTTGCTAATGAAGCAATTCGTCGTGGTCATCACTTGACATTATTAGCTAGTGAAGTCGCACCAGAACTGGAAAATAATAACCAAGTTAATTGGATTAAAATTCCAGTTAAAGGCTATCCTACAGAATTTATACGTAATTTCATCTTTGCCCAAAAAAGTGCAGATTGGTTACGTCAACATCGCTCTGATATTGATTTAGTTAAAGTCAATGGAGCAATTAGCATGGCTGCGGCTGATGTGAATGCTGTACATTTTGTCCACAGTTCATGGTTGCGATCGCCTGTTCATATTTCCCGCGATCGCCGCGATTTATATGGTTTTTACCAATGGCTGTTTACGGCTTTTAATGCCCGTTGGGAAAAACAGGCTTTCCAAAAAGCGCAGGTTGTGGTGGCTGTATCGGAAAAGGTAGCCCAAGAATTAGTCAACATTGGCGTACCGCGTTCTCGGATTCGGGTAATTGTCAATGGCGTTGATTTAGAAGAGTTTACCCCTGGTGAAAGCAATCGCCAAAAATTAGGTTTACCGGAGAATGTCACCTTAGCCCTGTTCGCCGGAGATATTCGCACACCTAGAAAGAATTTAGATACAGTCCTAAACGCCTTGGTGCAAGTTCCCGATTTACATCTGGCGGTGGTAGGTCATATCGAAGGTAGTCCCTTCCCACAACTAGCGGCTTCTTTGGGGTTAAGCGATCGCGTGCATTTTGTCGGATTTCGTCGTGATATCCCCGAAATTATGCGGTCAGTAAATTTATTTATTTTTCCTTCCCGATATGAAGCTTGTAGCCTCGTATTGTTAGAAGCACTTTCTTCAGGGCTACCAGTAATTACTGCCACAGCTACCGGGGGTGCAGAGTTGGTGACGCCAGAATGTGGCATTGTCTTAACCGACTCAAATGATATCGATGCTTTAGCTGTGGCGATGATGTCCTTGGTAAGCGATTCTGCCCTGATGCAACAGATGAGTCAAGCTGCTCGTTCTGTGGCAGAACAACATAGCTGGACTACTATGGCTCAAACTTATGTGGATCTATTCGAGGAGTTAAGCAAGAATGCGGAACACCGTTCTGATACCAACTTATCGCCGTCCACAAGACTTATCACGCTGCCTTTTGGCGCTACAGGAGCAAACTAA
- a CDS encoding O-antigen ligase domain-containing protein has translation MNSRQILFNSFSQESYSPEERSLQGWMAIAGFILLTVVCYFAGATAALRLIYPVTALAVGIFLYLRHPILYISFTWWIWFLTPLATRLVDYRVGWDPTRQMLIAPYLVVFVTIATFFRHFPRASREGALPFVLAFIGVFYGFLIGLVYNPPIPVARGLMDWLSPIIFAFHLFINWRDYPSYRQNIQRTFLWCVLILGTYGVYQFVVAPEWDRYWLIQSKLFMSSGNPVPFGMRVWSTLHSVGPFGSVMQAGLLLLFTSSGNLIFPASAVGYLSFLLTQARTNWGGWLFGIIMIMGSVKAKIQMRLITIIVVMAICVVPLTTIEPIAGVVATRLETFSNLQEDGSFKDRSGSYDKNLGLALSNGLGNGLGNIWKVNEKTGQIEVVVIDSGILDMFFTLGWFGAIFYMGGLILLIVSVSSYGEGRFDSFISAARAIGISSASQLVIGSGMLSVAGMILWGFLAMAMAGHKYYSNSKDPRLL, from the coding sequence ATGAATTCTAGACAGATACTTTTCAATAGTTTTTCACAAGAAAGCTATTCTCCCGAAGAGCGATCGCTACAAGGGTGGATGGCGATCGCAGGCTTTATACTACTAACTGTAGTTTGCTATTTTGCTGGTGCTACTGCCGCATTGCGCCTAATTTACCCGGTGACAGCTTTAGCAGTAGGCATATTTTTATACTTGCGCCATCCCATTCTCTATATCAGCTTTACCTGGTGGATTTGGTTTCTCACACCTTTAGCTACCCGCTTAGTTGACTATCGAGTGGGTTGGGACCCTACCCGTCAAATGCTCATAGCACCCTACTTAGTGGTGTTTGTCACTATAGCAACATTCTTCCGACACTTTCCCCGCGCTTCTCGTGAAGGGGCTTTGCCGTTTGTTTTGGCTTTTATCGGAGTGTTTTATGGCTTTCTCATCGGTCTGGTTTATAACCCACCTATCCCTGTAGCACGCGGATTGATGGATTGGCTCAGTCCGATTATCTTCGCTTTTCACTTATTCATTAACTGGCGAGATTATCCTAGTTATCGGCAGAATATTCAGCGAACATTCCTTTGGTGTGTGTTGATTTTAGGAACTTATGGCGTATATCAATTTGTGGTAGCTCCTGAGTGGGATAGGTACTGGCTAATACAATCAAAACTATTCATGAGTTCTGGAAATCCTGTACCTTTTGGGATGCGCGTCTGGAGTACATTGCACTCAGTCGGCCCCTTTGGTTCCGTTATGCAGGCTGGGTTACTGTTATTATTTACCAGTTCAGGAAACTTAATTTTTCCAGCTTCAGCTGTTGGTTACTTGTCCTTTCTATTAACACAAGCACGGACTAATTGGGGAGGCTGGTTATTTGGAATAATTATGATTATGGGTTCAGTTAAAGCCAAAATTCAAATGCGCTTAATTACCATAATTGTGGTCATGGCAATTTGTGTTGTCCCGTTGACAACTATCGAGCCAATTGCTGGAGTTGTCGCAACCCGTTTGGAAACTTTTTCTAATCTTCAAGAAGATGGCAGCTTTAAAGATAGATCGGGAAGTTACGACAAAAACCTTGGTTTAGCCCTTTCTAATGGTCTAGGTAACGGCTTAGGAAATATTTGGAAAGTCAACGAAAAAACCGGTCAAATTGAAGTGGTGGTAATTGATAGTGGCATTTTAGATATGTTTTTCACCCTTGGCTGGTTTGGAGCCATCTTTTATATGGGTGGATTAATTTTGTTAATTGTTAGTGTTAGCAGTTATGGTGAAGGTCGTTTTGATAGCTTTATCAGTGCTGCTCGTGCCATTGGTATCAGTTCCGCTTCACAGCTAGTTATCGGTAGCGGTATGTTGAGCGTCGCCGGGATGATTCTTTGGGGATTTTTAGCTATGGCGATGGCAGGACATAAGTACTATAGCAATTCCAAAGATCCTCGACTTCTCTAA